Proteins encoded by one window of Eremothecium cymbalariae DBVPG#7215 chromosome 1, complete sequence:
- the TIM50 gene encoding protein translocase subunit TIM50 (similar to Ashbya gossypii ADR045W), with amino-acid sequence MLHVFRKSFGVSCRRLPYVFGELNQLASIPRRTFVTSGAVFDEPKDTKAKEKQPNNQHQQAQSILNDDMLARAGVEVEGSKEFGKQWTSGSESETTSGETVSGSGKKRRHRKTSTEVKREKYANLFYIFSFAGLLGTGLYMARDWEAEEPEDLKKGVGNGYTPSLMYQRFKSRFDSIFTFFQEPPFPDLLPPPPPPPYQRPLTLVLPLEDFLIHSEWSQKNGWRTAKRPGADYFLGYLSQYYEIVLFSSNYMMHSEKIAEKLDPIHAFITYNLFKEHCVYKDGIHIKDLSHLNRDLGKTIIIDTDANAFKLQPENAIHAEPWDGKADHELLTYIPFLEYLVTQPTEDIRPILNSFSDRKNIPLEFSKRVDKLRDKFNKEQSNRANEGWLLKLLGIGITSKQSKFPLDLIRDEGEKNYVRFMKIVEEEKEKLKLQQEKMGAATFTLKDYVEGNIPSPEEQMKIQLEKQKEFEEMYEREKLKKKQQQQQQQV; translated from the coding sequence ATGCTACATGTATTTAGGAAATCCTTTGGAGTGAGTTGTAGGCGGTTGCCATATGTTTTTGGGGAGTTGAACCAGTTGGCATCGATTCCACGCAGAACATTTGTTACCTCAGGTGCAGTATTCGATGAGCCAAAGGATACTaaagcaaaagaaaagcaGCCAAATAACCAGCACCAACAGGCTCAGTCAATTTTGAACGATGATATGTTGGCTAGAGCAGgtgttgaagttgaaggaagTAAGGAATTTGGAAAGCAATGGACAAGCGGTAGCGAAAGCGAGACTACTTCTGGAGAGACGGTTAGTGGTAGtggaaagaaaaggagACATAGAAAGACATCTACGGAAGTCAAGCGAGAGAAGTATGccaatttgttttatatattttcatttgctGGTTTACTAGGCACTGGGCTGTATATGGCTAGAGACTGGGAAGCGGAGGAGCCTGAAGATCTAAAGAAAGGAGTTGGTAATGGTTACACACCGTCGTTGATGTACCAAAGATTTAAGTCACGTTTTGATTCGATATTTACATTCTTTCAAGAACCTCCATTTCCAGATTTATTGCCACCTCCACCACCTCCGCCATACCAAAGACCTTTGACTCTAGTTTTGCCACTAGAGGATTTCTTGATTCACTCCGAATGGAGCCAGAAGAATGGGTGGAGGACCGCTAAAAGGCCTGGCGCAGACTACTTTTTGGGTTATCTATCTCAATATTACGAAATTGTGTTGTTCTCGTCTAATTACATGATGCACTCTGAAAAAATTGCTGAAAAGTTGGACCCTATCCACGCGTTTATCACGTACAATCTATTCAAGGAACATTGTGTCTACAAGGATGGTATCCATATCAAGGATTTATCCCACCTAAATCGTGATTTAGGCAAGACTATTATAATCGATACAGACGCCAACGCTTTCAAATTGCAACCTGAAAATGCAATTCATGCTGAGCCCTGGGATGGTAAGGCAGATCATGAATTATTAACGtatattccatttttggaatacCTTGTTACTCAACCAACAGAAGATATCAGACCCATTTTGAACAGTTTTAGTGATAGAAAGAATATTCCACTGGAATTTTCTAAACGTGTGGACAAGCTAAGAgataaatttaataaagaacAGAGTAATAGGGCGAATGAAGGATGGCTATTGAAGTTGTTAGGTATTGGTATTACAAGCAAACAGTCTAAGTTCCCATTGGATCTCATCAGAGATGAAGGAGAGAAAAATTATGTTCGTTTTATGAAGATAGTCGAGgaggaaaaggaaaaactgAAGCTACAGCAAGAGAAGATGGGTGCTGCCACATTTACCCTAAAGGATTACGTTGAAGGAAACATTCCTTCTCCAGAGGAGCAAATGAAAATTCAGTTAGAGAAGCAGAAGGAATTCGAAGAAATGTATGAGcgtgaaaaattgaagaagaagcagcagcagcagcagcagcaggtgTAG
- the VPS28 gene encoding ESCRT-I subunit protein VPS28 (similar to Ashbya gossypii ADR043W) has protein sequence MASSFDMDFRAPVNFYRSEGSTRPFDPKLFEEVLLFESGTASQQRETVETLAEIYSIIIALDQVEKSYLRDGISSQDYTNTVNKLLAQYKTYLTNSENVEKEFGDLQKFKERWNLSASNAITRIERGIPVTVEHGIQDVSGASNGAAAVSNSRFSAKAVAEATGNFITVMDALKLNYKAKDQLHPLMSELLLSINRVSAQDFEHRAKLVEWIVEINKMKVNEQISDEKVREFLFDLDSAYKAFYALLG, from the coding sequence ATGGCAAGCTCCTTTGATATGGATTTCAGAGCACCAGTGAATTTCTATAGATCCGAGGGCAGTACTCGGCCGTTCGATCCAAAGCTGTTTGAGGAAGTGTTATTGTTTGAATCAGGGACAGCGTCACAGCAACGTGAAACAGTTGAAACACTAGCGGAGATATATTCAATTATAATTGCACTCGACCAGGTAGAGAAGTCATATTTAAGGGATGGTATAAGCAGTCAAGATTATACAAATACTGTAAACAAGCTTCTGGCACAGTATAAGACCTATCTAACAAACAGTGAAAATGTTGAGAAAGAATTTGGGGATTTACAAAAATTTAAAGAGAGATGGAACTTAAGTGCGTCAAACGCGATTACAAGGATTGAAAGAGGAATTCCTGTCACTGTGGAACATGGGATTCAAGATGTTTCGGGGGCTAGCAATGGCGCCGCTGCTGTCTCCAATTCTAGATTTAGTGCGAAGGCCGTTGCTGAAGCTACAGGTAACTTCATTACGGTAATGGACGCTCTCAAGTTGAACTATAAAGCTAAGGACCAGCTACATCCATTGATGTCGGAATTATTATTAAGCATCAACAGAGTTAGCGCTCAAGATTTTGAACATAGGGCGAAACTAGTGGAATGGATTGTTGAGATCAATAAAATGAAGGTAAATGAACAGATTAGCGACGAAAAGGTAAGGGAATTTCTCTTCGATCTGGACAGTGCTTACAAAGCGTTTTACGCTTTATTAGGATAA
- the CWC27 gene encoding putative peptidylprolyl isomerase CWC27 (similar to Ashbya gossypii ADR044C): MSSEPSTSAKCVFHTTKGDLEVELWARECAVTTKRFLESAGNGLWKGKAFSKLGSSLIQVGFSTFKCAKEYNGRLRFNRRGLLGIMPGNGVLFFTLEEQPSLNDDAVLFGTLVGNSFYTLLGISQGELEEDGEKFLYPATIDTIDITVPYFNDLATPVSKRESHDKTPPKATKKRKIGSKIQLTYEDEEEDEDSESNTNNIKIRAAHDVLASDGNFQVAPLEKEIVEEHSDKTGSIPEMELENMSDSYRSTGSSVVDDIEMTERERSTLSFLNSFQTKFKDGMNPLY, encoded by the coding sequence ATGTCTAGTGAACCGAGTACGAGTGCTAAATGTGTTTTTCACACTACCAAAGGTGATTTAGAGGTGGAGTTATGGGCAAGGGAGTGTGCTGTCACGACCAAGAGGTTTCTTGAGTCAGCTGGTAATGGTCTTTGGAAGGGCAAAGCGTTTTCTAAACTGGGGAGCAGTTTGATCCAGGTGGGcttttcaacttttaaATGTGCCAAAGAATATAACGGTAGGTTGCGGTTTAATAGGCGGGGATTACTAGGGATAATGCCAGGTAATGGCGTGCTTTTCTTTACTCTTGAGGAACAGCCAAGTTTAAACGATGACGCTGTACTGTTCGGAACGTTGGTAGGAAACTCATTCTACACGTTACTGGGGATATCTCAAGGGGAGTTAGAGGAGGATGGGGAAAAGTTTCTGTATCCTGCTACGATTGATACGATAGATATTACTGTACcatattttaatgatttgGCAACTCCAGTCTCGAAGAGGGAATCGCATGACAAAACACCCCCTAAAGCTAcaaaaaagaggaagattGGATCGAAAATTCAACTAACttatgaggatgaagaagaagatgaggatTCTGAAAGCAACAcgaataatattaaaatcaGGGCGGCGCATGATGTGTTGGCGAGCGATGGGAATTTTCAGGTAGCTCCTCTGGAGAAGGAGATTGTGGAGGAACACAGCGATAAAACTGGGTCTATTCCGGAGATGGAGCTGGAAAATATGTCCGATAGTTACCGTAGCACAGGTTCATCTGTCGTTGATGATATAGAGATGACGGAGCGTGAAAGAAGCACGTTGTCATTTTTGAACAGTTTTCAAACAAAATTCAAGGATGGCATGAACCCATTATATTAA
- the LDH1 gene encoding triacylglycerol lipase (similar to Ashbya gossypii ADR046C), protein MGVKDIEAIIREAAEPLPPLSGKTIQEIEIEYKDEPTLAKNLRNNPNDFTSRFLLEHVEFVHLSRGKVRTIHNLGESGDNKRCGPLQRQGKSNDNGDKFAGHLGLRNTEGLKNDDKGSDSDTGSDSDSDSDSECTEDGGDTSEGFFDETEVEDFSKRSTGDTVARENSNVGSEVVSDEFNSAKFTVDSGIRSVESVVFLDKSPTFSPREPSTASNWPVGLIRSTEMTSLKLSPSSHMSSEPRDVSQNSTSKPLGDGISSTASANEPQSNNSEKTEKSDKPENSSKSAKSQKSTKSEKSTKSEKSSKSDKSIKSEKSTKSEKSTKSEKSTKSDKSIKSDKSTKSDKSKKSDKSKKSEKSTKSSSLDSSTSARSTKASKSTCSDSQNSTSKTTLSTASELRSAKSSSIKSNSTVKPYNASSTFSEQSSITSSVAKVTATSDLYSERSSLCKSTSTAKLTNISSDLYSDNTSSNKSTNTAKFTASSSDLYSDNTSSNKSTSTSDLYSDNTSNTSTGNARLNANMYSGNSSSDTSSNTQRRTITSDEQSERSSLSSKSTIYVARSTTVTDSEHLESTPEGYSDESSLSSKETKSTKSSLTEKSATSTNSSKSNNSDSSNHDKESSNSIDRSDAPTKSALSESCHESTESELYSQKSTEKSTENPDGSVPYSRDSGPVTGALDYFSALNSERSSALRTGNTMSSELVSEKSVSDSMFVSTNININSTPKTASSIQGSELTFDRSINDSEFETAHANFDSAQRTARSAQCSELTTNKSVAPSEYLTAKSHLNSELPTAKTISDYNTNTASTELYCEQSASSVKTDVLIESPSAAAKTSEEPGLRPRLRTTSSGKSVVHSGKSSSLVEVESVQSLSLQSSLKSASLKSVSLKSASLKSASLKSASLKSLNSLKSLKSITSNKSGLYSEKPSGSSKSGLYSEKPYLRPRSRDSCSRHSSISERTKERVKRPSTASKAEKPISVKSTPKRALASAGRAKSNEGIIERQLEPIVRASRGPSINKGKKGYFENEDTGTIADAIADAIGGVETTKIRISGENPTADPEKESFLETDEDAIADAIADAIADAIAEAEPYVGSAVFDTTTALDKPINDLSSGKAIELDKEYTLTTEGEINGNQTQSGQIIEINSVGGINGSETKLEHLGAAESSKNSLKSDCDHAIESQSGHQVQEESLDLENKLDGSLKGYLKGFLEQSRTYEVKDKSINNLDEIDTEDAEVADFKKDLKLDRESISKLYTDVVERGDDPSSETEKTPLFQQDMGTILKQNLETTSGKVENNSLLSEAYDAEEIIKSHLQEVDEADIQGTNENKPLLPKVAKVAKKKHNSEKTKTDKDILPLFKRTSVADLLNSNSKRAHPKKLKLKPKAQPGPHPGPQPGPDSGPQPGAQADNNIKEPEIEIVNFMVHGLGGNIKHFEPLLYMLDILDEKYLAFDLPGFGESDHWRDGYPMMEVVDTVKEVLDVMVLNTHPGVKIRFYGHSMGCILILHLVFRYGINNLNADKMILLSPPPPRTFKSKLDLLEPYLHISLSFIKPFVILLLKFLRTNFDQTKGLNSSGIKLFFSNLGNRYRKLTQFYDGVAVSTKSITEYVLGWQDLVNGPPNLGGDCKGHVLVGSEDRVTPANSTHYPEYTFRIVVNTGHNLFYDGAAEALWEVYKILRQN, encoded by the coding sequence ATGGGTGTTAAAGATATTGAGGCAATCATCAGAGAAGCTGCAGAGCCTTTGCCACCACTTTCAGGGAAGACGATTCAAGAAATAGAGATCGAGTACAAAGACGAGCCAACTCTAGCTAAAAACTTAAGAAATAACCCCAACGACTTCACAAGTCGGTTTTTACTGGAGCATGTTGAGTTTGTTCATCTATCTCGAGGGAAAGTGAGGACTATTCATAACCTTGGCGAGAGTGGTGATAATAAGCGCTGCGGGCCTTTACAGCGGCAAGGCAAGAGTAATGATAATGGGGACAAGTTTGCAGGTCATCTGGGCTTGAGAAATACTGAAGGattaaaaaatgatgataagGGTTCGGATTCTGATACAGGTTCGgattcagattcagattcagatTCAGAGTGCACAGAGGATGGGGGGGATACATCGGAGGGATTCTTTGACGAAACAGAAGTGGAAGATTTTAGTAAACGGTCTACAGGCGATACAGTGGCACGTGAAAACTCAAATGTTGGTTCTGAAGTAGTCTCAGATGAATTTAACTCTGCGAAGTTTACTGTAGACTCTGGGATAAGATCTGTGGAATCTGTTGTATTTCTTGACAAGTCCCCAACATTTTCTCCGCGTGAACCAAGCACGGCATCAAATTGGCCAGTTGGCTTGATAAGAAGTACTGAGATGACGTCTTTGAAGTTATCCCCAAGTTCCCATATGTCTTCAGAGCCCCGAGACGTCTCACAGAACtcaacttcaaaacctCTCGGGGACGGAATCTCTTCAACAGCTTCTGCAAATGAACCCCAATCCAACAACTCTGAGAAGACTGAAAAGTCGGACAAGCCAGAGAACTCGAGTAAGTCTGCCAAATCGCAGAAGTCCACGAAGTCAGAGAAGTCCACGAAATCAGAGAAGTCCTCTAAATCTGACAAGTCCATCAAATCAGAGAAATCCACTAAATCAGAAAAATCCACTAAATCAGAAAAATCCACTAAATCGGATAAATCAATTAAGTCGGATAAATCAACGAAGTCTGACAAGTCCAAGAAATCTGACAAGTCCAAGAAATCCGAGAAGTCCACTAAGTCAAGTTCTCTAGATTCTTCCACATCAGCAAGGTCTACAAAAGCATCCAAGTCTACTTGTTCAGATTCTCAAAACTCTACCAGCAAAACAACTCTTTCAACTGCATCGGAACTACGCTCAGCCAAATCGTCCTCAATTAAATCAAATAGCACTGTAAAACCATATAATGCATCCAGCACTTTTTCGGAACAATCCTCTATCACATCTAGTGTTGCAAAGGTAACTGCTACATCAGATTTATATTCTGAAAGATCTTCATTATGCAAATCTACAAGTACTGCAAAGTTGACGAACATATCATCGGATCTATACTCAGATAATACTTCATCGAACAAATCCACTAATACTGCAAAATTTACcgcatcatcatcagacTTATATTCAGATAAcacttcttcaaataaatcTACCAGCACTTCAGATCTATACTCTGACAATACTTCAAATACATCTACTGGTAATGCAAGGCTGAATGCTAACATGTATTCGGGAAATTCATCCTCTGATACATCATCGAACACTCAAAGGCGCACTATCACATCTGATGAACAATCTGAAAGGTCTTCTTTGTCAAGCAAATCAACTATATATGTTGCAAGATCGACCACAGTAACTGATTCAGAGCACTTGGAAAGCACTCCGGAAGGTTATTCAGATGAATCCTCTCTGTCTAGTAAGGAGACCAAGTCTACTAAATCCAGTTTGACGGAAAAGTCagcaacttcaacaaactCTTCCAAGTCCAACAATTCAGACTCTTCTAATCATGATAAGGAATCATCCAATTCTATAGACAGATCTGACGCGCCTACTAAATCAGCTCTATCAGAAAGTTGCCATGAGTCCACTGAGTCTGAACTATATTCACAAAAGTCAACAGAAAAGTCGACAGAAAATCCAGATGGCTCTGTACCTTACTCTAGAGATTCTGGACCTGTTACTGGTGCATTAGATTATTTTTCAGCCTTAAATTCTGAACGGTCTTCCGCACTGAGAACAGGTAACACAATGTCTTCCGAATTGGTAAGTGAAAAATCGGTGTCAGACTCAATGTTTGTGAGCACGAATATTAACATAAATTCAACACCAAAGACGGCTTCCTCTATTCAAGGTTCGGAACTCACTTTTGATAGATCAATCAATGAttcagaatttgaaacagCACATGCAAACTTTGATTCTGCTCAGAGGACGGCCAGATCGGCGCAATGTTCTGAATTGACAACCAATAAATCTGTGGCACCCTCTGAATACTTAACTGCCAAATCGCACCTAAACTCTGAATTACCAACAGCCAAAACTATTTCTGATTATAACACTAATACAGCTTCTACTGAATTGTATTGCGAGCAGTCTGCTTCATCAGTAAAAACTGACGTGTTAATTGAGTCACCTTCTGCAGCTGCCAAAACTTCCGAAGAGCCTGGGTTACGCCCCAGACTACGGACTACCAGCTCTGGAAAGTCAGTAGTTCACTCAGGGAAGTCAAGTTCACTAGTGGAGGTAGAATCTGTGCAATCCTTATCCTTACAGTCATCATTAAAGTCAGCATCATTAAAGTCAGTATCATTAAAGTCTGCATCATTAAAGTCTGCATCATTAAAGTCTGCATCTCTGAAGTCATTAAATTCGTTGAAGTCGTTAAAGTCAATTACATCAAATAAGTCTGGGTTGTATTCAGAAAAACCTTCCGGTTCAAGTAAATCTGGCCTATATTCTGAAAAGCCTTACCTGAGACCCAGATCGAGAGATTCGTGTAGTAGGCATAGTTCCATTTCAGAGCGTACTAAAGAAAGAGTGAAGAGACCAAGCACAGCATCAAAAGCAGAAAAACCAATCAGCGTAAAATCAACTCCAAAAAGGGCTTTAGCGAGTGCAGGAAGGGCTAAAAGTAATGAAGGAATTATAGAGCGCCAACTAGAACCTATTGTTAGAGCCTCGAGAGGTCCAAGCATCAACAAAGGGAAAAAAggatattttgaaaatgaagataCTGGAACCATTGCGGATGCAATTGCGGACGCAATTGGAGGAGTCGAAACCACAAAAATAAGGATTTCTGGTGAGAATCCAACAGCAGATCcagaaaaagaatcatTTCTAGAaacagatgaagatgcaaTAGCGGATGCCATTGCAGATGCCATTGCAGACGCCATTGCCGAAGCCGAGCCTTATGTGGGTTCAGCGGTGTTTGATACTACTACTGCTTTGGATAAACCCATTAATGATTTATCTTCGGGAAAGGCCATCGAACTCGATAAGGAATACACTCTTACAACCGAAGGTGAGATCAATGGTAATCAAACCCAATCAGGACAAATTATAGAAATTAACTCTGTTGGTGGGATAAATGGTTCTGAGACCAAATTGGAACATTTGGGAGCAGCGGAATCATCCAAAAATAGCTTGAAATCTGACTGCGATCATGCTATTGAATCTCAGTCGGGTCATCAGGTTCAAGAGGAAAGTCTTGACTTAGAAAACAAACTGGATGGTAGCCTGAAAGGGTACTTGAAAGGCTTTCTAGAGCAATCACGGACCTATGAAGTTAAAGATAAAAGTATTAACAACCTGGATGAAATTGATACTGAGGATGCAGAGGTTGcagatttcaaaaaggACCTGAAATTAGACCGTGAAAGTATATCTAAATTGTATACTGATGTTGTGGAACGGGGTGATGACCCTAGTTCAGAAACAGAGAAAACACCTTTATTCCAGCAAGACATGGGTACtatattaaaacagaaCTTGGAAACAACTTCTGgtaaagttgaaaataatTCCTTACTATCTGAAGCGTATGATGCAGAGGAAATTATAAAATCTCATCTACAAGAAGTCGACGAAGCTGATATTCAGGGTACCAATGAGAATAAGCCGTTACTTCCAAAAGTAGCTAAAGTggcaaagaagaagcataattctgaaaaaacaaaaacggATAAAGATATTCTACCACTATTTAAACGGACGTCAGTAGCCGATCTGTTAAATTCAAATTCGAAACGAGCACACccaaagaaattgaagttAAAACCAAAAGCTCAGCCAGGGCCGCATCCAGGACCGCAGCCTGGACCCGACTCAGGACCGCAGCCTGGAGCCCAGgcagataataatataaaggaGCCTGAAATAGAAATCGTCAACTTCATGGTTCATGGTCTAGGGGGTAATATCAAACATTTTGAACCactattatatatgttagATATCCTTGACGAAAAATACTTGGCTTTTGATTTACCTGGCTTCGGTGAGAGTGACCATTGGCGTGATGGGTACCCAATGATGGAAGTTGTTGATACTGTTAAAGAAGTACTAGATGTAATGGTTCTTAACACCCACCCAGGTGTTAAAATACGCTTCTACGGACATTCTATGGGTTGCATTTTGATATTACACTTGGTTTTCCGCTATGGTATTAACAATTTAAACGCGGATAAAATGATTCTTTTATCCCCACCACCCCCCAGGACCTTTAAATCCAAATTGGATTTACTAGAACCATACTTACACATATCGTTGTCCTTTATAAAACCCTTTGTGATTCTTTTACTCAAATTTTTGAGAACCAATTTTGACCAGACCAAAGGATTGAATAGCTCAGGGATTAAATTATTTTTCTCTAATTTGGGTAACAGGTATAGAAAATTAACGCAGTTTTATGATGGTGTGGCAGTGTCAACGAAGTCTATTACTGAGTATGTTTTAGGCTGGCAAGATCTAGTCAACGGTCCACCAAATTTGGGAGGTGATTGTAAAGGTCATGTACTAGTGGGAAGCGAGGATAGAGTTACGCCGGCCAATTCTACTCACTATCCTGAATACACCTTTAGAATTGTTGTTAACACTGGTCATAACTTATTTTATGATGGTGCAGCAGAAGCATTGTGGGAGGTCTATAAGATCTTACGTCAAAATTAA
- the COS111 gene encoding Cos111p (similar to XP_454993 / K. lactis): MNEDMALRRDINIVNTDYSRYGTSIFETLYSDDKKLKGAIPSFSKHNTSTTVLSNGYFNGKDTRNRVLRSYRSLLDNCSSPSKAKRVINKIHDHASCESLSLFYSKSIHSFLSRELVIHGAKDGTISKELRPYLDINALPIEILTIILRNLQHSDNPNDYKSLIKLLYVSKKFYLAAKVLVYESPQFTSSYRVGQFVTSIRLNPESAKLVKQLDLSQLRNGLIEDDCQKTEIITQPSNRLAERRTSNVDLREVVESDAPLPDVALATWRDWRLRFDPLYSSPILNSYNLKRIRYSNTGIGPTTSIGTSGQRKTRRSYYSISSTISSSLHPRSHSLTSFNDKSTTIRKRVKDIRWITSLFGLPKTKKHLGSRHKTIKRCREQNDGNLTVKAIRAASQHVHQSETQKSDTQRHPHANKFLLKYTVYKDIPIGYLLHIIDHCSSLHTLNISNLSISTDFEIETKEKSNPINSLILEDNHQEGSKELSEGKVGRKLQVVYLSDSDKSYEFYIAQSNSEKLHVPSTFSHQNSHRILYPNFPRPIDASTKFRTETNRSQNRCISYSLRRLSEHDIFNRLCKLRSLRHLEVNGVSWCSSEHIKQVLIHNYLSENYLLHASFKGTGLVRDAPWSSAGSIRSLVALLVLSDLAKRDDFEIENLFNVRTNFLNYGGPLAHPDMLEASNSFYLSSAITTLTSNGYPAFKLCIMKSAHFSVEIGRCNDAVPMSASDSKGFALGIKIYLGTLQNDHQHFESLSKLHTLCSQLLERVNRLHEGHRRRHIGEHYQISFLPL; the protein is encoded by the coding sequence ATGAATGAAGACATGGCCTTACGGAGGGatattaatattgttaataCAGACTATTCTAGATATGGGACTTCAATCTTTGAAACATTATATTCGGATGATAAGAAGCTGAAAGGTGCTATACCGTCCTTTTCTAAGCATAACACTAGTACTACTGTGTTATCCAACGGCTACTTCAACGGTAAAGATACTAGGAATCGTGTCCTGAGGAGTTATCGTTCACTGCTTGATAACTGCAGTTCGCCCTCTAAAGCAAAGAGGGTCATTAACAAGATTCATGATCATGCTTCTTGTGAATCACTGTCTCTTTTTTATTCCAAAAGTATACATTCTTTCCTTTCAAGGGAACTTGTAATTCATGGTGCCAAGGATGGTacaatttcaaaagaaCTTAGGCCTTATCTGGATATAAATGCATTGCCTATTGAGATCTTAACTATAATACTTCGAAACTTGCAGCATTCTGATAATCCTAATGATTACAAGAGTTTGATAAAATTGTTGTATGTTTCCAAGAAGTTTTATCTGGCGGCTAAGGTTTTAGTTTATGAAAGCCCTCAGTTTACTTCTTCATATAGGGTTGGTCAATTTGTGACATCGATTAGATTAAATCCCGAAAGTGCTAAGTTAGTTAAGCAATTGGATCTTAGTCAACTTCGTAATGGattaattgaagatgattgCCAAAAAACCGAAATCATTACGCAGCCAAGCAATAGGCTTGCCGAACGTCGGACTTCTAATGTCGATTTACGTGAGGTAGTTGAAAGCGATGCACCACTTCCAGATGTGGCGCTTGCAACATGGAGGGATTGGCGGCTTCGTTTTGATCCTTTGTACAGCTCACCGATTTTGAATAGTTacaatttgaaaaggattCGGTATTCAAACACTGGTATTGGACCCACAACTTCTATTGGAACAAGTGGCCAGAGAAAAACAAGGCGTTCATATTattcaatctcttcaacTATCAGCTCATCGTTGCATCCAAGGTCCCATTCTCTTACATCTTTTAATGATAAATCAACAACTATACGTAAGAGGGTTAAAGACATTCGCTGGATAACATCACTTTTTGGTTTACCCAAAACGAAAAAGCACTTGGGATCTCGTCATAAAACCATTAAGAGATGTAGAGAGCAAAATGATGGTAATTTAACAGTTAAGGCTATCAGAGCTGCTTCGCAGCATGTCCATCAATCAGAAACGCAAAAGTCCGATACTCAGCGACACCCTCATGCTAATAAATTCCTCTTAAAATACACGGTATACAAAGACATCCCTATTGGTTACCTTTTACATATTATTGATCATTGTTCAAGTCTACACACCTTAAATATTTCGAATTTAAGCATTTCAACTGACTTTGAGATAGAAACCAAGGAGAAAAGCAATCCTATCAATTCATTGATACTTGAAGATAATCACCAGGAGGGAAGTAAAGAACTTTCTGAAGGAAAAGTGGGTCGCAAACTTCAAGTAGTTTATCTTTCTGATTCTGATAAGTCGTATGAATTTTACATTGCCCAGTCAAACTCGGAAAAATTACATGTACCAAGCACGTTCTCTCACCAGAACTCTCACCGTATACTATATCCCAACTTCCCAAGACCAATAGATGCTAGCACCAAATTTCGCACAGAAACAAACAGAAGTCAAAATAGATGCATATCTTACAGCTTGAGGCGCCTTTCAGAAcatgatatatttaacaGACTCTGCAAATTACGGTCCCTCCGTCATTTAGAAGTCAATGGCGTGAGTTGGTGTTCTTCGGAACATATAAAGCAGGTACTGATTCACAATTATTTATCGGAGAATTACCTCCTTCACGCAAGTTTTAAGGGTACTGGACTAGTACGCGATGCTCCATGGTCCTCTGCCGGCTCAATTCGTAGCCTTGTGGCTCTTCTAGTTCTCTCTGATCTTGCGAAGAGGGACGATTTCGAGATAGAGAATCTATTTAACGTTCGCACTAATTTCTTAAATTATGGTGGTCCATTAGCACACCCTGATATGCTAGAAGCTAGTAATTCCTTCTATCTTTCTTCTGCAATAACAACTCTTACGTCGAATGGCTATCCTGCTTTCAAATTATGCATAATGAAATCTGCGCATTTTTCTGTGGAAATAGGCCGTTGCAACGACGCCGTGCCTATGTCTGCATCAGATTCAAAAGGGTTTGCCCTTGGCATAAAGATCTACCTTGGTACGTTACAAAATGATCATCAGCATTTCGAATCCCTTTCTAAACTTCATACTTTATGTTCTCAGCTGCTCGAGCGTGTCAATAGACTTCATGAAGGGCACAGACGTCGCCACATTGGAGAACATTATCAGATATCTTTCTTACCACTGTGA